GGCTGCCTGGTGCCGCCGCACTGCACGGCGCAGCCACCACCGTGGCGCTGCACACCCTGCGCTCGAGCCTGCGCGGAGGGGCCGGGGTGCCCGAGGTGGCGCCGAGCCCGCACGTGCGGACGGCGCGCGAGCGCCTGGCCGCCCCGCCGGAGGACTGAACCGGCCGGCTCGCCGCGAAGACGTGCGGCGATGGGTGCGGCGAAAGTGCGGCGTTCACCACCGATCCGCCGCACCCATCACCGCACGCGGTCAGCCCTGCAGCACGAAGGCCCGCACCGCGTCGGCCACGAGCTGGACGGCGATCGCCGACAGCAGCAGGCCCGCGATCCGGGTGACGAGAGTCGTGCCGCCCTCACCGAGCACCCGGTGGATGCGCACCGAGAAGCGCATCGCCAGCCAAAGGCACACGTGCACGAGCACGACGCCCAGCGCGATCGCGACGTAGGCCGGCGCGTGCCGGTCGGCGGCCGCTGCCTGCTGCACGAAGACCATCGTGGCCACGATGGCTCCCGGACCCGCCAGCAGTGGCGTCCCGAGCGGCACGAGGGCGACGTTGACGCCCTCGGCCGAGCCGGGCGCCTCGTCCTTGCCGGTCAGCAGCTCGAGCGCCACGAGCAGCAGCAGCAGGCCACCGGCGCCTTGCAGCGCGGGCAGGCTGATGTGCAGGTACTCCAGCAGCGCCCGCCCGAACACCGCGAACGCCACGATGACGCCGAACGCGACGAGCACGGCCTGGCGCGCCGCGAGCACCCGCTGGCGGCCGGTCATCGCCGAGGTGAGCGCCAGGAAGATCGGCACCGTGCCGGGCGGGTCCATGATCACGAACAGCGTGACGAACACCGAGCCCAGCAGCTGCGCGTCGAGCACCGCGCTCATCAGCCCACGACCGCGGTGCCGGTGGCGCGGCGCTCGATCTCAGCCAGCACGTCGTCGTCCGTGGTGTTCTCACCGAGCCGGTTCGGTTTTCCGGCACCGTGGTAGTCGCTCGACCCGGTGACGAGCAGGTCCAGGCGCCGGGCGAGGGCCAGCAGGTGCTCGCGCTCGTCGCGGTCGTGGTCGCGGTGGTAGACCTCGAGGCCGGCGAGCCCGGCGTCGGCCATCTCCTCGATCACCTCGTCGGCGACGACCCGGCCGCGACGGCGAGCCATCGGGTGCGCCATCACCGGCACTCCCCCGGCCGCGACCACCAGCTGCACGGCGTGCACGGGGTCGGGGGCGTAGTGCCGCACGTAGTACGGGCCCCGTGACGACAGCAGCCCCGCGAACGCCTCCTCGCGGTCGCGCACCACACCGCGCGCCACGAGGGCGTCGGCGATGTGCGGGCGGCCGATGGTCGCGCCCTCGGCCACCTGCTCCTCGACGTCGGCCCAGCTGACCTCGACGTCGCGGGCCAGCAGCTCGACGATGCGCTCGGCCCGGTGATGACGGCTGTCACGCGCCGCGTCGACCTCGACGGCCAGCCCGTCGTCACTCGGGTCGTGCAGGTAGCTCAGCAGGTGGACGCTCACGCCATCGCTGCCGCACGAGATCTCCATGCCCGGCACGAACCGGACGCCGAGCCGACGGGCAGCATCCGCTGCCTGCGCCCAGCCGGCCGTGCTGTCGTGGTCGGTGAGCGCGACGACGTCGAGCCCGGCCTCGTGCGCGGCGGCCACGACCTGCGCCGGCGACTGCGTCCCGTCGGACACCGTCGAGTGGGTGTGGAGGTCGGTGCGCACGACCCTCAGCCTAGAGCCGGCCCCCTCACAGCGGCTTCAGCGCGTCGCCCAGTCGTACCCGCGCGCCCGTGCGCATCACCGAGTTGCCGTAGACCCGGCCGGTGATCCACACGAAGCCGACCGTGACGGCGAGGCCCAGCGCCACGGTGAACGCCAGCTCCCACGTCGGCACCACCCCGAGGGCGATGCGCACGGGCATGAGCGTCGGGGAGAACACCGGGACGAGCGACAGCACGTGCGCGAGCTTGCTGTCGGGCTGGCTCGGCAGGATGCTCACGGCGATCACGTACGGCACGATGATGATGCCCAGGATCGGCGCCGTGACCCCGCCGGCGTCCTCCTGGCGCGACACCATGGCGCCCGCCGCGGCGAACAGCAGCGCGTACATCACGAAGCCGATGAGGTACCAGACCAGCGCCCAGACGACGACCCCGATCGCGACCGACGACGGCAGCGTCAGGGTGCCCAGCGCGAGCCCCACAGCCAGCCCGCCGCCCGCGACCACCACCATCTGCAGCAACCCGGCAGCGCCGATGCCGATCACCTTGCCGAGCATGAGCTGCCACGGGCGCAGCGTGGCGAGCAGCAGCTCGACGACGCGGCTCGTCTTCTCCTCGATCACGCCCTGCGCCACCGTCTGGCCGTAGATCATCAGCGACAGGTAGACCAGGATCCCGGCCACCAGCCCGAGGGCGATCCGCTCGGACTGGAACTGCGTCGCCGGCTCGACCGAGCGCACCTGGACGGCCGAGCGTGCCACAGCGGCCCGCACCTGGGCGGCATCACCGCCGGCCGCCGCCACCGCCTGGTCCTGCGCCACCTGGCGAGCCAGCACGGTCAGCGCGGCCTTCAGTTGGTCGCCGAGCGTGCGGCGTACCTGCACCTGCATCACGGCGCCGGCTTGCACCACCACGGCGTCGAGCGAGCCATCGCGCAGCCGTTGCTCGGCCGTCGCCTCGTCGGGGACCTGCACGGTGCGCACGGTGAGCCCGACGGCGGTGCCGACGTCGTGCAGCGGCGCGGCGACGGCGGTGGCCGACGGCAGCAGGCCGACCTTCGCCGTCGTCGCGCGGTCGCCGACGAAGTGCATCACGACCGCGAGGCCGACGACGCTCAACAGGAACAGCGCCGTGGAGATCGCGAACATCTTGCTGCGCACTCGGGCGGTGAGCTCGCGGCGCACCACCAGGCCGATCACGTGGCGCGACGACAGCTGGTCGCTCACGCCGCCACCTGCTCGCTGACGGCGTGCCGGAACAGCTCGGTCAGCGACGCCTGGCGTCGCCGGAACTCGTGCACGGGCCCGGTCGCGAGAGCGGCCCGCAGCACCGGCTGGTCGTCGGCGTCGGGGGCGAGCTCGAGCACGTCGCGCCCCTCCTCGACCGTGTGCGAGACGACGCCGGGCAGTCGCTCGGCCCACCCCGCGGGGGCCTGCGGTGCGTGCACGACCAGGCGGCTGGAGCCGCCCGCGCGCAGCTCGTCGACGGCACCGAAGGCCACCAACCGCCCCTGGCGCACGATGGCCACGCGGTCGCAGAGGCGCTCGACGAGGTCGAGCTGGTGGCTGGAGAAGATCACCGGAACTCCCTGCGCCGCGGTGTCGCGCAGCACCTCGCTCATGACGTCGACGGCGAGCGGATCCAGGCCCGAGAACGGCTCGTCGAGCACCAGGGCGGCCGGGTCGTGCACCAGCGCGGCGGCCAGCTGC
This is a stretch of genomic DNA from Angustibacter sp. Root456. It encodes these proteins:
- a CDS encoding MarC family protein, with product MSAVLDAQLLGSVFVTLFVIMDPPGTVPIFLALTSAMTGRQRVLAARQAVLVAFGVIVAFAVFGRALLEYLHISLPALQGAGGLLLLLVALELLTGKDEAPGSAEGVNVALVPLGTPLLAGPGAIVATMVFVQQAAAADRHAPAYVAIALGVVLVHVCLWLAMRFSVRIHRVLGEGGTTLVTRIAGLLLSAIAVQLVADAVRAFVLQG
- a CDS encoding PHP domain-containing protein; amino-acid sequence: MRTDLHTHSTVSDGTQSPAQVVAAAHEAGLDVVALTDHDSTAGWAQAADAARRLGVRFVPGMEISCGSDGVSVHLLSYLHDPSDDGLAVEVDAARDSRHHRAERIVELLARDVEVSWADVEEQVAEGATIGRPHIADALVARGVVRDREEAFAGLLSSRGPYYVRHYAPDPVHAVQLVVAAGGVPVMAHPMARRRGRVVADEVIEEMADAGLAGLEVYHRDHDRDEREHLLALARRLDLLVTGSSDYHGAGKPNRLGENTTDDDVLAEIERRATGTAVVG
- a CDS encoding ABC transporter ATP-binding protein, producing the protein MTAAGLELDDVSKRYGQVVALDHLSLQVRPGELLGFVGSNGAGKSTAMRIALGVLAADAGQVRWGGHPITAADRRRIGYMPEERGLYPRMKVGEQLVYLARLHGLTAAEADVAVRTWTQRLGVSERVGDEVQKLSLGNQQRVQLAAALVHDPAALVLDEPFSGLDPLAVDVMSEVLRDTAAQGVPVIFSSHQLDLVERLCDRVAIVRQGRLVAFGAVDELRAGGSSRLVVHAPQAPAGWAERLPGVVSHTVEEGRDVLELAPDADDQPVLRAALATGPVHEFRRRQASLTELFRHAVSEQVAA
- a CDS encoding ABC transporter permease, with protein sequence MSDQLSSRHVIGLVVRRELTARVRSKMFAISTALFLLSVVGLAVVMHFVGDRATTAKVGLLPSATAVAAPLHDVGTAVGLTVRTVQVPDEATAEQRLRDGSLDAVVVQAGAVMQVQVRRTLGDQLKAALTVLARQVAQDQAVAAAGGDAAQVRAAVARSAVQVRSVEPATQFQSERIALGLVAGILVYLSLMIYGQTVAQGVIEEKTSRVVELLLATLRPWQLMLGKVIGIGAAGLLQMVVVAGGGLAVGLALGTLTLPSSVAIGVVVWALVWYLIGFVMYALLFAAAGAMVSRQEDAGGVTAPILGIIIVPYVIAVSILPSQPDSKLAHVLSLVPVFSPTLMPVRIALGVVPTWELAFTVALGLAVTVGFVWITGRVYGNSVMRTGARVRLGDALKPL